A stretch of DNA from Thermogemmatispora onikobensis:
CGGTAGGCGCGGTTTCCCAGTGTGGCGCTGAGTGCGCCGTAGTTGGCAACCGGATAGGCAACAAAAGAAGCGCTGCCGCAGTGAACGGCGGGCGTACTGTGAATAGCCTGGATCTGAGAAGTCACCTCCTTCTGCTCAATCACATGCAGAGCGCTGCAGTGCTGGCAGAAGCGGTAGATCCCGGCGGGGATACCGGCAACATTGTTGATGGCTATGAAAAGCGCCAACGCGGGCGATGCCTCGGCGCCACCGAGGTCGCTCTCGTAAGGGGCCAGACTGTAGCGCACGACCTCCCAGAAAGCGGCCTGGCTCACAGGCTTGTGCAGAGGAAGGAAAAAGACGTCACCCGAGCTGCGCTGGTAAAGGGCCTGCACCAGCTCAAGCTCCTCCGGCCAGGGCGCTGGCGCCTCTAGCCGGACGGAGGTCTCTGCGCAGGCTGGTCTTGTGAGCGGCTGCGAAAGCGCCAGCTCGGCACTGCTCTCCAGCCGTGAGTGCTGGTCGATCTCCAGCAACTTCTGACAGCGCTCGCGGTCGAGTGCGCTCAACTTGATATGGGTTGGAGCGATGGCCTCGATCTCCGCCAGCAGGGCCTCGGCGCTGACCGCAGGGGCGGGCAGCTTTTTCTCCGCCCGCCGCTCGCCGTCGGCAGGATAGAGCACCAGCGCGGCGAAAGGACTCTCCTCACCTTCCTCAAGGCCGAGCAGGCGGATCAGGACGCGGTCGAGAAACTGGTAGTGGACCTGGACCGCAAGGCCCAGCGCGCCGCAGACCAGCAAGATGTTGCCGATCACCATCCCCACCTCCTGCGAGCACAGTCGATAAGAGAAGTTGCGATAGCGAAAAGCGTTCTTCCAAAAGTAAGCGCTAACGAAGAGCACACCCAGGCTGTCGGCCAGCTCGCAGCCGAGAGCCGCGCTCAGCACGGAGCGGTAGTCGCCCTGTCTGAGCGCGGCCAGGCCGTGATGCAGGTTGTCGTAGTGGTAGAAGCCCGGCGGGATAGAGGCCGATGCTGGCAACCAGGTGTAGAGTTCTGCAGGAAAGAAGCAGCGAGCGGAGGCGACCAGGCGATGGAAAGGCCAGCGCACATCGAGGCCACTATCGTGGCGCGAGAAGCCATAGCTGTAGTAGAGCAGGCAGGAGAGCGTCTGCTCATCCAGGGAGCGAGGCCCCTCCTTACTGCTGGGCCGGGCCTGACTGACAAAGGCCCCTCGTAGCTCGCCCAGGGAGAGCGGAAGAGACTGACTGAGCGGATAGTGGGGGACGCCGCGGTGGATCTTAAACTTCAGCGGTTCGCCGGGCATGCCCTCCTCGCCCTGACCCTCGGCAAAGAGGGCGGGCAGGCCATAGTAGGTAGCCTGCAGGTAGCGCAGACCGATCTCGCGATCTTGATTGCTCATAGGCGCTCCTTCCGCTCGCTCATGGAAATGGATGAGGATAGGGGTTGAGGTCGGCATCGGTCAAAGGCCGTGCTGCGTAGCCCAGCTCAAAAGGCAGCTCATAGAGGCGCTTGAAGCCGTAGCAGCGGCGAGCATGGTGACCGAAAGTCATCGGCAGCATGCCTGGCATCAGGACACGCGCGGCACAAAAACCCTCTCGTGCCAGTTCGGGCGTCGTCTGATCAACGGCAATTACATCGATACCGCTGCGCAGATAGCGCCCCATCACGTCAAGCACATCCTCGCGCAGATCTGTGTGGGCAGGCGGCTCATCGCCATCGAACGCCTCAGCAAAGGTTTGCCGATATGGTGTCTCGTAAAGGAAGGCCAGGCGTTCGAAAGCCTCTGGCAGACAATAGAGCAAAGCGTGGTCGCGCATCTGCATTACGAGCGAGGAGTCGGCCAGCATATTGCGAGCGCGCTCCCGTTCCTGGCGGTAGAGGCTGATATGGCTGCCGACGATCGGCGCCAGCTCCTGCAAAGCATTGATGAGGGCCTTCTCCGGCAGCAGGTGCGAGCCTGCGGCGCAGAGCACGCGCGGATAGTCCGGACGCTGCTGCTCATCGACGGCCATCACCCAAAAGCAGGGGATGCGCTCCGGCAGGGTGATGTTGAAGGCATGCACGCGATAGCCTGTCAGATGATAGAGGCGTTCGCACATCAGCCTGATCAGCGGGTCGCGCGCCGACTGCAGCTCGATACGCGGCATGGGCAGGCGCGCGTACCAGGTCAGCAGGAAGGCGTCGCGCTCGGCGATCTCTAAGATACCGTGCAGGAGAGCCTCCTCCAGACAGTTGCCGATCGCACAGCCGTTGGAGATCTCATAGACATAGGGTCTCTCACCTGACCAATGGTGGAGACCATAATAGACGTTGCATTCGGGTACCAGCACCGGCTGCTGACGGGCGAAGGAATAGCCCCAGACCCAATTGAGTACAAGATCGTCGCTATAGCGCACATAGGGGAAGTGGGGCAGACTATATTGCGCCTCGCTGTGCAAGCCCAACGTGCGCGGATCAATCGCCACCTCGCCTAATTCACGTCGGCTCGCGCGCACAGCGGTGCGCTTGCCGCCCGGTCGCATACCGGCGTAGCGCTCCAGGGCCTCGGCGATTGCCGCCACCTGGCCCTGTTCGTAGTTGAATGCCCTCCCAAAGCCGACCTCCTGACGTCTTCCTTCCTGCAGGGGGATGTGGGCGGCGAAATTCGCATAGAGGTTACTGGTATCCTTGGTCAGACCACGGATCACGCCGCACTCCGGGTCGACGTAGCGCGTCAGCAGCCGATCCTTGAGAGAGAGCAGATCGCGCACGCGATAGGTCTGGGGAGCGAGCTTCTGCCGCGCCACCAGCGTCATGGCGGCCTGGACAGCGGCGGCGCTATCGGCTGGCAATGCCGCGCAGTCAGGGCAATGTGGTTCAGGCAGGAAGGGGTGGCGACTGATACTCAATGTGGCCAGATCTAGATAGAGCAGGGCGTTGTAGGTCAGCATTGTCTCCGGGTCGCGCCCAAAGCGAGTGACCTCCAGCGCAACCAGCTGTGACAGGATGGTCTGGGCAGAAGCAGTCAGCCAGGCTCTGGCCTGAGCCGAGACCGGGTCTGGAGACAGCTCTGAGCGCGCTTGCTGCGCCAGATAAGCGCGCTCCGCCTGAAACTCTTCCGCCTGTTTATGCGCATTGACCCGTCGGCGCTCAGCGCAGGTGGCGCAGGCGCTGCGTCCTGGCAACACACAAGGGCCAAGCACAGCGCACCCCGGCTCGATCGAAAGCCCTAGCCAGGGCGTCCCATTGGCCAGGCTCCAACGATTGGCCTCCTGCAACAACAGCCCGTGCCAGCGCTCGCTGATCACCAGCAGCAGCGTACAGGCCGGCCCCGACGCTGCCTGCAGATTGGCCCGCGTCACCTCCACAGGCTCGCCCCACTCCTCCCGCAGGCGCTCGCGAACAGTCTGTCCCAGCCTGCCTTCGGCCAGCAGGCCCAGCAGCGGCCTGAATTGCACTTCCTGCGCACTAGCAGTCATCGCCGGACCTCCCCAGGACAACACGTACGATATAGGGCAGCGCCGCGCTCAGCGCCGCATCGTGATCGAGCGGCACAATCAGCGCCCGCCGCCCCTGCGCCTGGAGAGCGGCGAGCAGCGCCTGCTGCATCTGCTCCCACGATTCCGTGAGCGGGTAGTGGGGAACGATTGAGGCAGCGCCGCGCAGGGCTATCGGCAGGGGCACGACAGGCGGCAGCGTGTAGTCAGTCTCCCCGTTATGAAGAGCTTGAGCCTGCTGGAGGCAGAGCAGCAGGCCCTCCTCAATGGCTGCCTGGGCCTGCAAATGACAGGTGTAGGCCCAGGTTTCCCCGTTGCAACAGAAAGCAAAGGCCAGCAGTCCCCAGTCAGCGAGCAGGACCGAGAGATCATAGACAGTAAGAGCAAAGCCTTGGAGGGTCAGCAGGTGCTCATAGCGTCGCGCTGCCTCAGAGAGAGCCAGGGCACCGGCTGCGACGCGAGGAAAAGGTTCGCGACCCGCCGCCAGTCGCTGCTCAAGCGCTGCAAGCCCATGCGTGAAGAGCGCACGACAGAGCGCCTCAGACCAACTCATACCGGCGGCCACCCCACGTGGCAGTGGCCGGGGCAGCTTTTCCTCTGCGGACAACGCGAAGATGGTTGCTGCCGGGACCAGGGCGATCCGCTCACCGGGCAGCTCCCAGGCCCAGAGATAGTCTTCCTCCGGATCGGGACAGGCCGCAGGCTCCAGGCTGCGAGTATAGCAAATAAGCGATTCCCGCGCCGACCCAGCCAGCTCCGGCGCGCTCCCGCTCAGGCTGCGACGAGGATCATAGCACCAGGCCGCGTAGCATTCGCAAGCACGTAGCGTAGCAGCCCGGCGGGCCGCGCCAAAATCGGTGCCCACACCGAACACACGCCAAGGCTCCGCGAGAGCCAGGTGGGGCGCTGGTCGTCCCAGGTCCACGCACGCTATATTTAAAGGAATTTGAGTGTAGTTATGTTCATCCAGCGTACTGAAAAGTCCGAGCCTCTCATCGAAGAGATGAGCCGCCTTGCGAGAAAAGTCCTCCTGTGAGAGTGCTGCTCCAGTGCTGCGCTCTACCAGCCGGTCTCGGAATTGCTGGGCTGTCAACGGAGCAGACTGACGGCAGCTGCGACAGTGGGGAGCGGCAGTGAAAGAATGGCGCTGGCTCTGGAGCGTTTCCAGATCGATGAGCAGCAGGTGACCCCTCGTCTCCTGCGGCCCTGCTTCAGTAATATATTTAAATAGTTCGAAGTTAAGAGTATTGGCGACCACGGCGGCGGTTGGCGCGGCCAGAGCATAGCTTATCGCGGCCTCTGGATGGTCGGCGAAGTCGTAGGGAGCGGCGACCGTCTCGGCAGAAAGATTGGCTTGTAAGCGAAGCCAGGCGCATTCCCAACAACCGTGCTCCATCTCCTGGCCCTCTTGAGGGGGGGAGACCAGCGGTCCCAGCCAGGCCTGGGTGTCAATGATCGTTGCAGTGAGGAAGAGCTTGCCAAGTTGGTAGCAGAGGCGGTTGAGCAAGGCGCTGCGCCGCATCATAGGCCGATCGGAGAGATGCAGAACGGCCTCAAACGGTGAGAGAGCACGGATCACGGCCTGCTCGTCGTCCCAGTTAAGAGGTTCGAGCAAGTGCAGCTGCTGGCGCGGATCGCGTTGATGGCGCAGGGCCAGGTAGTCCTGCAGGCGCTGGTGCTCTAGCGGGCATTCGCTGGTCATCAAGACGTGGACGTCTGCC
This window harbors:
- a CDS encoding SagB family peptide dehydrogenase, with translation MSNQDREIGLRYLQATYYGLPALFAEGQGEEGMPGEPLKFKIHRGVPHYPLSQSLPLSLGELRGAFVSQARPSSKEGPRSLDEQTLSCLLYYSYGFSRHDSGLDVRWPFHRLVASARCFFPAELYTWLPASASIPPGFYHYDNLHHGLAALRQGDYRSVLSAALGCELADSLGVLFVSAYFWKNAFRYRNFSYRLCSQEVGMVIGNILLVCGALGLAVQVHYQFLDRVLIRLLGLEEGEESPFAALVLYPADGERRAEKKLPAPAVSAEALLAEIEAIAPTHIKLSALDRERCQKLLEIDQHSRLESSAELALSQPLTRPACAETSVRLEAPAPWPEELELVQALYQRSSGDVFFLPLHKPVSQAAFWEVVRYSLAPYESDLGGAEASPALALFIAINNVAGIPAGIYRFCQHCSALHVIEQKEVTSQIQAIHSTPAVHCGSASFVAYPVANYGALSATLGNRAYRIMNMECGLVAQRLSVLSAAFGLVARCSDSYHLDRCAQLLHLSEQVETPLFLIAFGYERPGAGAGARYRHSIRP
- a CDS encoding TOMM precursor leader peptide-binding protein; its protein translation is MTASAQEVQFRPLLGLLAEGRLGQTVRERLREEWGEPVEVTRANLQAASGPACTLLLVISERWHGLLLQEANRWSLANGTPWLGLSIEPGCAVLGPCVLPGRSACATCAERRRVNAHKQAEEFQAERAYLAQQARSELSPDPVSAQARAWLTASAQTILSQLVALEVTRFGRDPETMLTYNALLYLDLATLSISRHPFLPEPHCPDCAALPADSAAAVQAAMTLVARQKLAPQTYRVRDLLSLKDRLLTRYVDPECGVIRGLTKDTSNLYANFAAHIPLQEGRRQEVGFGRAFNYEQGQVAAIAEALERYAGMRPGGKRTAVRASRRELGEVAIDPRTLGLHSEAQYSLPHFPYVRYSDDLVLNWVWGYSFARQQPVLVPECNVYYGLHHWSGERPYVYEISNGCAIGNCLEEALLHGILEIAERDAFLLTWYARLPMPRIELQSARDPLIRLMCERLYHLTGYRVHAFNITLPERIPCFWVMAVDEQQRPDYPRVLCAAGSHLLPEKALINALQELAPIVGSHISLYRQERERARNMLADSSLVMQMRDHALLYCLPEAFERLAFLYETPYRQTFAEAFDGDEPPAHTDLREDVLDVMGRYLRSGIDVIAVDQTTPELAREGFCAARVLMPGMLPMTFGHHARRCYGFKRLYELPFELGYAARPLTDADLNPYPHPFP
- a CDS encoding TOMM precursor leader peptide-binding protein, whose amino-acid sequence is MRPRMRGDVFYFPTPEGVYLRNNQGAFHLKGKGLARLLDLLLPYLDGQHTLEEITQQAPTEHRALINRLIEVLTTRGFIKDLAPDLPHQLSPAEQATYAAEIAFIEAFQDSSAWRFECYRRSRVLLIGSGLTLQALVQAALQCGLADVHVLMTSECPLEHQRLQDYLALRHQRDPRQQLHLLEPLNWDDEQAVIRALSPFEAVLHLSDRPMMRRSALLNRLCYQLGKLFLTATIIDTQAWLGPLVSPPQEGQEMEHGCWECAWLRLQANLSAETVAAPYDFADHPEAAISYALAAPTAAVVANTLNFELFKYITEAGPQETRGHLLLIDLETLQSQRHSFTAAPHCRSCRQSAPLTAQQFRDRLVERSTGAALSQEDFSRKAAHLFDERLGLFSTLDEHNYTQIPLNIACVDLGRPAPHLALAEPWRVFGVGTDFGAARRAATLRACECYAAWCYDPRRSLSGSAPELAGSARESLICYTRSLEPAACPDPEEDYLWAWELPGERIALVPAATIFALSAEEKLPRPLPRGVAAGMSWSEALCRALFTHGLAALEQRLAAGREPFPRVAAGALALSEAARRYEHLLTLQGFALTVYDLSVLLADWGLLAFAFCCNGETWAYTCHLQAQAAIEEGLLLCLQQAQALHNGETDYTLPPVVPLPIALRGAASIVPHYPLTESWEQMQQALLAALQAQGRRALIVPLDHDAALSAALPYIVRVVLGRSGDDC